One window from the genome of Phycisphaerales bacterium encodes:
- a CDS encoding GC-type dockerin domain-anchored protein: MTRLGSAVFLLGSLSLAAPASAQLRVTTWNLTNFNGSDAGRNDDLRTALFDEFEGRSLRPDVLVFQEITGASAASRLPGILNADPRGGQDWALATFIDGPTTDSALAYRTSRVSVRDVVVASLGGGPPRPPRNTMRYDLALVGYDAPVLSVYSTHMKAGTSGTDRDRREVEAQAIRADAEDLPEGTHVMLLGDLNIRSSNEDAYESLIESRPDNNGRFFDPIASPGSWNDSSLFRFIHTQDPVSQMDDRFDFIMVNDDLFDGDGLEYVGDVTRAFSRTTFDDPNHSYRTWGNDGTSFNDPISLSNDMVGPTIARALRDAPGGSLGHLPVFVDLLVPAKIGTLASLNFGEVDVGEEVTLDLPVGNLGSVALWTADGIQPLRFTVIAPPPFDTPLDLFEVPAGSPTEFVPITLRATSPGDLDTELRILSNDPDRPEAVVRLTATVVGGACRADFDGNGRLDIFDFLAFQNAFASGDLAADFDGDGALTLFDFLAFQNEFGAGC; encoded by the coding sequence ATGACCAGACTTGGCTCGGCGGTGTTCCTGCTCGGTTCACTCTCGCTCGCGGCGCCCGCGTCGGCGCAGCTGCGTGTCACGACGTGGAACCTGACCAACTTCAACGGCTCCGACGCCGGCCGCAACGACGACCTGCGCACCGCCCTGTTCGATGAGTTCGAAGGCCGCTCACTCCGGCCCGACGTCTTGGTCTTCCAAGAGATCACCGGCGCCTCGGCGGCCAGTCGCCTTCCGGGAATCTTGAACGCTGACCCGCGTGGTGGGCAGGATTGGGCCCTGGCCACGTTCATCGACGGCCCGACGACCGACAGCGCGCTGGCGTACCGCACGTCCCGCGTCTCGGTGCGCGACGTCGTCGTGGCCTCGCTCGGCGGTGGGCCGCCGCGCCCGCCGCGTAACACCATGCGCTACGACCTTGCGCTCGTCGGCTACGACGCTCCGGTCCTGAGCGTCTACAGCACGCACATGAAGGCCGGCACATCAGGCACCGACCGCGACCGCCGCGAGGTCGAAGCGCAGGCCATCCGTGCCGACGCCGAGGACCTACCCGAGGGCACCCACGTCATGCTGCTGGGCGACCTCAACATCCGTAGTTCGAACGAGGACGCCTACGAATCCTTGATCGAGAGCCGCCCGGACAACAACGGCCGCTTCTTCGACCCCATCGCCAGCCCGGGCTCTTGGAACGACAGTTCGCTGTTCCGCTTCATCCACACGCAGGACCCCGTCTCGCAGATGGACGATCGCTTCGACTTCATCATGGTCAACGACGACCTGTTCGATGGCGACGGCCTCGAGTACGTCGGCGACGTCACTCGGGCGTTCAGCCGCACGACGTTCGACGATCCAAACCACAGCTACCGAACGTGGGGCAACGACGGTACGTCCTTCAACGACCCCATCAGCCTGAGCAACGACATGGTGGGCCCGACCATCGCCCGCGCCCTGCGCGATGCGCCCGGTGGATCGCTCGGCCATCTACCGGTGTTCGTCGACCTGCTCGTTCCGGCCAAGATCGGGACGCTCGCCTCGCTCAACTTTGGTGAGGTCGACGTGGGCGAGGAGGTCACGCTCGACCTGCCCGTTGGCAACCTCGGCAGCGTCGCGTTGTGGACTGCAGACGGCATCCAGCCGCTGCGATTCACGGTTATCGCGCCGCCGCCGTTTGACACGCCGCTGGACCTGTTCGAAGTCCCCGCTGGCTCGCCTACCGAGTTCGTGCCCATCACGCTGCGCGCGACCTCGCCGGGCGACCTGGACACCGAATTACGCATCCTGAGCAACGACCCCGATCGGCCCGAGGCCGTCGTCCGCCTGACCGCGACGGTCGTGGGGGGCGCCTGCCGTGCCGACTTCGATGGGAACGGCCGCCTGGACATCTTCGACTTCCTCGCCTTCCAGAACGCGTTCGCTTCCGGCGACCTTGCGGCTGATTTCGACGGCGATGGGGCGTTGACGTTGTTCGACTTCCTGGCGTTCCAGAACGAATTCGGAGCGGGGTGCTAG